In one window of Candidatus Hydrogenedens sp. DNA:
- a CDS encoding NADH-dependent [FeFe] hydrogenase, group A6: MPKVTIDGIQIEVPEGTTILQAAKKVGIQIPTLCYLEEIQAIGACRVCVVEVEGARTLVASCVAPVADGMKIHTNSKRAREARKTVVELLLSDHDGDCQICVRNEDCELQALARTLGIKEIRYQGEKSKQIIDDTTPAIVRDTSKCVLCRRCVTVCNEVQGVGGLFPQNRGFETVIGPAFCSDLDDVVCVQCGQCGAVCPVGAIVERDQIADVFSALDDPTKTVVVQTAPAIRAALGECFGLPPGTLVTGKMVTALRRLGFHAVFDTNFAADLCILEEGTELLTRLKKKLVNGEDIALPMFTSCSPGWIKFLEHFYPDMIPNVSTCKSPQQMFGAIAKTYYAKKIGKKPEDIVVVSIMPCTAKKYEHQRPEMNSSGVRDVDYVLTTRELGRMIKEAGIDFVNLPDDKQDSPLGISTGAADIFANTGGVMEAAIRTVYEKVTGRELPFDGLHVTPIEGLEGIKEASLKLEKCVPDWSFLEGATVNVAVAHGLGNARALIERVRSGEKAYHFIEIMTCPGGCIGGGGQPRLTDNSVRLARIQAIYKEDEGKQLRKSHENPDIKKLYEEFLGHPNSETSHHLLHTHYNPRTKV; this comes from the coding sequence ATGCCAAAAGTAACCATAGATGGAATTCAGATTGAAGTTCCCGAGGGAACGACTATATTACAAGCAGCAAAAAAAGTAGGAATTCAGATTCCAACATTATGCTACTTGGAAGAAATTCAAGCAATTGGTGCTTGTCGTGTTTGCGTTGTTGAAGTTGAAGGAGCACGTACCCTTGTCGCTTCATGTGTCGCTCCTGTTGCAGATGGTATGAAAATACATACGAATTCAAAAAGAGCACGCGAAGCCCGAAAAACAGTAGTGGAATTGTTATTATCAGACCATGATGGCGATTGCCAGATTTGTGTCCGCAATGAAGATTGTGAATTACAAGCATTAGCACGAACCCTTGGGATAAAGGAAATTCGCTATCAAGGTGAAAAAAGCAAACAGATTATTGACGATACGACACCTGCTATTGTTCGGGATACATCAAAATGTGTGCTATGCAGAAGGTGTGTTACGGTTTGTAATGAAGTTCAGGGTGTCGGTGGATTATTCCCCCAAAATCGTGGCTTTGAAACAGTAATAGGTCCCGCATTTTGTAGTGATTTAGATGATGTTGTATGTGTCCAATGCGGTCAATGTGGCGCTGTGTGTCCTGTAGGTGCTATTGTGGAAAGAGACCAAATTGCCGATGTCTTCTCCGCATTAGACGACCCTACAAAAACAGTTGTTGTCCAAACAGCCCCTGCAATTCGTGCCGCATTAGGTGAATGTTTTGGTTTACCACCAGGGACTTTAGTTACAGGAAAAATGGTTACAGCACTTCGTAGATTAGGCTTCCATGCCGTTTTTGATACAAACTTCGCCGCTGACCTTTGTATTCTGGAAGAAGGTACAGAATTACTTACCCGTTTGAAGAAAAAATTAGTAAACGGTGAAGACATTGCCTTACCTATGTTTACCAGTTGTTCACCAGGCTGGATTAAATTTTTAGAACATTTCTACCCAGATATGATTCCCAATGTCTCTACATGCAAATCGCCTCAACAGATGTTCGGTGCTATCGCAAAGACTTATTATGCAAAGAAAATCGGTAAGAAACCCGAAGATATTGTAGTTGTTTCTATTATGCCCTGCACCGCAAAGAAATACGAACATCAGCGTCCAGAAATGAATAGTTCTGGCGTCCGCGACGTGGATTATGTGCTAACAACACGTGAGTTAGGCAGAATGATAAAAGAAGCAGGTATTGATTTTGTCAATTTGCCAGATGATAAGCAAGATTCACCATTAGGAATATCCACAGGTGCTGCGGATATCTTCGCAAATACGGGTGGTGTTATGGAAGCAGCAATTCGAACTGTTTATGAAAAAGTAACAGGTCGTGAACTGCCTTTTGATGGACTTCATGTCACACCTATTGAAGGACTTGAAGGAATTAAAGAAGCCTCTTTGAAACTTGAAAAATGCGTTCCTGATTGGTCCTTCTTGGAAGGAGCTACTGTAAATGTCGCAGTCGCACATGGGTTAGGTAATGCAAGAGCATTGATAGAACGAGTTCGCTCCGGAGAAAAGGCATATCACTTCATAGAAATTATGACCTGCCCCGGTGGATGTATTGGCGGTGGGGGACAACCCCGACTCACAGATAATTCTGTCCGTCTCGCTCGCATTCAGGCAATATATAAAGAGGATGAAGGAAAACAACTTCGTAAGTCCCACGAGAACCCAGATATAAAGAAGTTATATGAAGAATTTTTAGGACATCCTAATAGCGAAACTTCTCATCATCTATTACATACACACTATAACCCGAGAACAAAGGTATAG
- a CDS encoding response regulator yields the protein MNQKLIMVVDDDIDVQDFCKIVLERENYKVITFSNSESALEFLSNNTPSVIITDLMMGGIDEGIQFVNKVREFNDDKAHIPIIMITGINSKLGYDISPRSDEEKKQMKIDEFISKPLNPKQLISVLKKISK from the coding sequence ATGAATCAGAAACTTATAATGGTAGTTGATGATGATATTGATGTGCAGGATTTCTGTAAAATCGTATTAGAGAGAGAAAATTATAAGGTAATAACATTTTCCAATTCAGAGAGTGCCCTTGAATTTCTATCAAACAACACCCCCTCCGTAATTATTACTGATTTAATGATGGGTGGAATTGATGAAGGTATCCAGTTTGTTAATAAAGTTAGAGAATTTAATGATGATAAAGCACATATTCCCATTATTATGATAACAGGTATAAATTCAAAATTGGGATATGACATTAGCCCCCGTTCTGATGAAGAAAAGAAGCAGATGAAAATTGATGAATTTATATCAAAACCTTTAAATCCTAAACAATTAATTAGCGTACTAAAAAAAATTAGCAAATAA